In Porphyromonas cangingivalis, a genomic segment contains:
- a CDS encoding aspartate-semialdehyde dehydrogenase: protein MNIAIVGASGAVGQELIRLIEERNFPYSSLRLFGSARSAGSKYRVRGEEIVVELLEHGDAFKGIDIAFVSAGGGTSKEFAETITKHGAVMIDNSSTFRMDPDVPLVVPEVNAEAAKVRPRGIIANPNCTTIQMVVALNALHRVNPISRVHVATYQSASGAGASGMAELEEQVAQTARGEELTVEKFAYPLVYNLIPQIDVFTDNDYTKEEMKMYHETRKILDKDIAVSATCVRVPVLRAHSEAIWVEMARPMTKEEAHKAFMEAPGVVLIDKPAEKEYPMPRYLSGKDPVYVGRVRQDLTNPNGLTFWSVSDQIRKGAALNAVQIAEYLIDNK, encoded by the coding sequence ATGAATATAGCTATCGTCGGCGCAAGTGGTGCCGTGGGTCAAGAGCTCATCAGGCTCATCGAAGAACGCAACTTCCCCTACTCCTCCCTCAGACTCTTTGGATCGGCTCGTAGTGCGGGCTCGAAGTACCGTGTGCGTGGTGAGGAGATCGTGGTCGAGCTCCTTGAGCATGGAGATGCCTTCAAGGGGATAGACATCGCCTTCGTCTCTGCCGGCGGTGGCACCTCGAAGGAGTTTGCGGAGACGATCACCAAGCATGGAGCGGTGATGATCGACAATTCGAGCACCTTCCGCATGGACCCCGATGTGCCACTTGTCGTGCCCGAAGTCAACGCCGAAGCGGCGAAAGTACGCCCTCGTGGCATCATCGCCAATCCCAACTGTACCACCATCCAGATGGTCGTGGCACTCAATGCCCTCCATCGTGTGAACCCCATCAGCCGTGTCCACGTGGCGACCTATCAGTCGGCCAGCGGTGCAGGAGCTTCGGGCATGGCCGAACTTGAAGAACAAGTGGCACAGACGGCTCGTGGCGAAGAGCTCACGGTCGAGAAGTTTGCTTACCCCCTCGTGTACAACCTCATCCCACAGATCGATGTCTTTACGGACAACGACTACACCAAAGAGGAGATGAAGATGTACCATGAGACCCGCAAGATCCTCGACAAAGACATCGCTGTGAGTGCGACCTGCGTGCGTGTCCCGGTCCTCCGCGCCCATTCGGAGGCGATATGGGTGGAGATGGCTCGCCCGATGACGAAGGAGGAGGCGCACAAGGCATTTATGGAAGCTCCGGGTGTCGTCCTCATCGACAAACCTGCGGAGAAGGAGTACCCCATGCCTCGCTATCTCTCGGGCAAAGATCCCGTGTATGTGGGTCGGGTACGACAAGACCTGACGAACCCCAACGGGTTGACATTTTGGAGCGTGAGCGATCAGATCCGCAAGGGTGCGGCACTCAATGCCGTACAGATAGCGGAGTACCTGATCGACAACAAATAA